A window of Elgaria multicarinata webbii isolate HBS135686 ecotype San Diego chromosome 2, rElgMul1.1.pri, whole genome shotgun sequence contains these coding sequences:
- the PPP2R5C gene encoding serine/threonine-protein phosphatase 2A 56 kDa regulatory subunit gamma isoform isoform X6, whose amino-acid sequence MVEYITHNRNVITEPIYPEVVHMFAVNMFRTLPPSSNPTGAEFDPEEDEPTLEAAWPHLQLVYEFFLRFLESPDFQPNIAKKYIDQKFVLQLLELFDSEDPRERDFLKTTLHRIYGKFLGLRAYIRKQINNIFYRFIYETEHHNGIAELLEILGSIINGFALPLKEEHKIFLLKVLLPLHKVKSLSVYHPQLAYCVVQFLEKDSTLTEPVVMALLKYWPKTHSPKEVMFLNELEEILDVIEPSEFVKVMEPLFRQLAKCVSSPHFQVAERALYYWNNEYIMSLISDNAAKILPIMFPSLYRNSKTHWNKTIHGLIYNALKLFMEMNQKLFDDCTQQFKAEKLKEKLKVKEREEAWVKIENLAKSNPQYSVCSDTCLVSSPVAMETDGPLIEDLQVVRKTVKEEACPAPKEQKKEHPMVRRKSELPQDIYTMKALETHCRAEDLITHDGH is encoded by the exons TTTGCAGTTAACATGTTTCGCACACTACCACCTTCATCCAATCCAACGGGAGCAGAATTTGACCCAGAGGAGGATGAACCAACCTTAGAAGCCGCCTGGCCTCACTTACAG CTTGTTTATGAATTTTTCTTAAGGTTTTTAGAATCTCCAGATTTCCAACCTAATATAGCTAAGAAATATATTGATCAGAAGTTTGTATTGCAG CTTTTAGAGCTCTTTGACAGTGAAGATCCTCGTGAAAGAGATTTTCTCAAGACTACTCTGCACAGAATATATGGGAAATTCTTAGGCCTAAGAGCTTACATCAGGAAGCAAATTAACAATATATTTTATAG GTTTATTTATGAAACAGAACATCACAATGGCATAGCAGAATTACTGGAAATACTGGGAAG tATAATTAATGGATTTGCCTTACCATTGAAAGAAGAGCACAAAATTTTCCTTCTCAAGGTATTATTACCTTTGCACAAAGTGAAATCACTCAGTGTCTACCATCCACAG ctGGCATACTGTGTAGTTCAGTTTTTAGAAAAGGACAGCACGCTTACTGAGCCA gtGGTGATGGCACTACTCAAGTACTGGCCAAAGACTCACAGTCCAAAAGAAGTTATGTTTTTAAATGAACTAGAAGAAATTTTAGATGTTATTGAACCATCTGAATTTGTAAAAGTTATGGAACCTCTTTTTAGGCAGCTAGCCAAGTGTGTCTCCAGTCCACACTTTCAG GTGGCAGAACGAGCACTATACTACTGGAATAATGAGTATATTATGAGCTTAATCAGTGACAACGCAGCAAAGATTTTGCCCATCATGTTTCCATCCTTGTACCGGAATTCAAAGACTCACTGGAACAA GACAATACATGGCTTGATTTACAATGCTCTGAAACTCTTCATGGAGATGAACCAAAAACTGTTTGATGACTGCACACAGCAATTTAAAGCAGAAAAACTCAA GGAGAAACTAAAAGTGAAGGAACGGGAAGAAGCATGGGTTAAAATAGAAAATCTAGCCAAATCAAATCCCCAG TACTCAGTATGTAGTGACACCTGTCTGGTGAGCAGTCCTGTTGCAATGGAAACAGATGGGCCTTTAATTGAAGACTTGCAGGTGGTGAGAAAGACAGTGAAAGAAGAAGCTTGTCCG GCACCGAAGGAACAGAAAAAGGAGCATCCTATGGTGCGGCGCAAGTCGGAACTGCCTCAGGATATCTATACCATGAAAGCCTTGGAGACCCATTGCCGAGCTGAGGATCTAATAACGCATGATGGGCATTAG